The nucleotide sequence TGGGGGTGTCCGGCCTGGTCACGGCCGGGGACTGGCTGTCCGGTGGCGCAGCCTCGGAGTGTGGCACAGCGGCGCGACACTCGCGCCCCCGGTCAGGAGGCTACCCCGTCACCCGCGCCGAACAGGCGTGCCGCCTCGATGCCGACAACCCGTCGGTGGCCGGCCCGGACCAGGTTCCGTCGCTGCGGCGCACGCGGTGACCAATGAGGTGGTACGTCCGACAAGCGGTCTTCGGCCGGCTGGTCGGGCAGTCAATCGGCGACGGTCGTGCCAGTGGTTCGCATCGACGCGGCGCCCGGTGGACTGCTTGGATGGGGCGTCGATGCGATCCCGTTCGGCAGTGGGGGCCGAGGAGAGGGAGCAGGGGCATGACCCGAGAGGACCGTTGGGACTTCTTCATCGCGTACGCCGCCGCGGACCGGAGCGCCGCGGAGGAGCTGTACGACCTGCTCAGTCCCGCCTTCCGGGTCTTCCTCGACCATCGCAGCCTGCTGCCCGGCGACGACTGGGACGACCGGCTGCCCGCCGCGCAGCGAGGAGCGGCGGTCACCCTGGTGCTGATCTCCGCCCGCACCGACCGCGCCTACTACCAGCGGGAGGAGATCGCCCAGGCCGTCGAGCTGTCCCGCCGGCCCGACGCCGCGCACCGGGTCGTGCCGATCCTGCTGGACGGCGCGCCGGGTGCCGCCGGACTGCCCTACGGCCTGCGGCTCAAACAGGCCGTCCCGGTCACCGCCGCCGGCGGTCTGCGGCAGGTCGCGCAGCGGCTCGGGCAGACTCTCCGGCACCGCCTCGCGCTGCCACCGGCGGAACTGCTGCGCCGGTACGAGGAGCGGACGGTCGTCGAGCGGGCCGTCCGGCTGGTACCCCGGGACAGCTTCGACCCGGCCGGGCAACTCGGCCTCGCCACCCGCAGGTACGTCTTCGTCGGCGACCACGACGAGCAGCGGCACCGCACGCTGCGGCAGATCCTCGGCAACCTCTGGATCGGGGACGCGTTCGAGCAGGTCGACAACTCCAACGGTCCCTGGCTGGCCCTCACCTTCGAGCTCGGCGAGCTGAACCGCCGCAAGATGGACCTGCTGCCGGCCACCTGGAAGGCGGCGTTCCGGATCCTCTCCGATCCGACCCGGGCGGGTTGCTTCGATGCGACCGACGAGGAACGCACCCTGCTCGGCCGGCCGCCCCGGAACTACTACTCCGACGACCAGCAGGCGTGGTATTCGAGCTGCACCACCCGGGAGCGCCGGTACACCCCGTGGGGACCGGACTACTTCATCCGGGAGGTGCTGGGGATCAGCTGGCTCTGCTTCACCGGTACCGGGATCACCCAGGGGGCCCGGCAGTCGAGCGGGCTGCCGTCGCGGGTCTTCTTCGTCCGGAACCTGCCGCTGCACAGCATCGACTACCGGGTGCAGGACCTGGGCGTACCCGACGACGACATCGTGCTGGACTAGCGGGCTGCACTTCTGCGCCAACCTGGTGACAGGCCCCGAAGGTGAGGCATCGGTCGTCCTGCTGCGCGCAGGCAGAGTCCTCGACGGGATCGACCT is from Micromonospora sp. WMMD1102 and encodes:
- a CDS encoding TIR domain-containing protein, with translation MTREDRWDFFIAYAAADRSAAEELYDLLSPAFRVFLDHRSLLPGDDWDDRLPAAQRGAAVTLVLISARTDRAYYQREEIAQAVELSRRPDAAHRVVPILLDGAPGAAGLPYGLRLKQAVPVTAAGGLRQVAQRLGQTLRHRLALPPAELLRRYEERTVVERAVRLVPRDSFDPAGQLGLATRRYVFVGDHDEQRHRTLRQILGNLWIGDAFEQVDNSNGPWLALTFELGELNRRKMDLLPATWKAAFRILSDPTRAGCFDATDEERTLLGRPPRNYYSDDQQAWYSSCTTRERRYTPWGPDYFIREVLGISWLCFTGTGITQGARQSSGLPSRVFFVRNLPLHSIDYRVQDLGVPDDDIVLD